One part of the Rutidosis leptorrhynchoides isolate AG116_Rl617_1_P2 chromosome 1, CSIRO_AGI_Rlap_v1, whole genome shotgun sequence genome encodes these proteins:
- the LOC139885923 gene encoding serine/threonine-protein kinase STY8-like, translated as MVLMLDHDNKVDVSHYGIVLWELLIGTTPYSDISDDKEIEGVIKNTLRPSIPNDCPSKWKLLMENCWSADPVERPLFTEIAWELREMLVSETRPTD; from the exons ATGGTTTTGATGCTGGATCATGATAATAAG GTTGACGTGTCACACTACGGAATAGTCTTGTGGGAGCTGCTTATCGGTACAACACCATATTCAGATATTTCGGATGATAAAGAAATAGAAG GAGTTATCAAAAACACCCTCCGACCTTCAATTCCGAATGATTGTCCATCAAAATGGAAACTGTTGATGGAGAATTGTTGGTCAGCTGACCCAGTTGAAAGACCTTTGTTTACAGAGATCGCCTGGGAATTAAGGGAAATGTTGGTCAGTGAAACCCGACCGACTGACTGA